The DNA segment GCGTTCAAACACGTTCACAGGATTCTGAAGCCCGGAGGCAGAATGATAATTTCCGACCTTGTAACCGACCGAGAGGTAAGTTCCGCATCAGTCAGTGAATCGAGATGGTGCGGTTGCATCGACGGCGCACTGACTAGAGAAAACTATCTTGAGAGCATCCGGAAAGCAGGATTTGGCATTGTTGAGGTGCTTGAAGAGAGACCGTATGTCAGTGAACAGAGCGACGGTAGAAACATGACAAGCGTAATAGTCAAAGCTGTAAAATCATGAAGCCTGAAACGAGTCCGCCACAGACTGAGCGAACAATTCTATTCGTGTGCGTTGAAAATGCCGGAAGGAGCCAGATGGCTGAAGGCTTTTTCAATGCCAGGTATGCCCCGAAAGGGTACAGGGCAATAAGCGCAGGGACAAGGCCCGCGTCACAGATTAACCCCGCTGCGATTCAGGCAATGAAGGAAGTCGGCATCGACATCAGCAGGCAAAAATCAAAGACTATTTCTGGCGAGATGATTAACAAATCCTCAAAGGCAGTCAACATGGGATGCATGGACAAAGACGAGTGCCCGATGCTTTTTGTCAGCAACATTGTCGACTGGCAAATTGAGGACCCAAAGGGTAAGCCCATCGAAAAGGTCCGTGAGATAAGAGACGAGATAGAAAAAAGAGTAAGGGAAATTGCAGAAAGCCTCGCCAGCTAGATTTTCAATCGCGCAAAAAAGGTTCATTGCCGAAGTCATTGGCACTTTTATCGTAGTGGTGCTTGCGACCGGCTCAGTGGTCCTGGATGCAAAGGCAGGCGGCACGCTGGGCCTTCCTTTCGTAGCGATTGCCCCGCTTGTCGGCGTTGCAGTCGGAGTCTACCTGTTTGGAAAAATTTCAATGGCGCACTTTAACCCTGCAGTATCGCTTGCGTTTTTGATAAGCAGGCACATTACAAAGCGGCAGCTCGTCTATTATCTTGCCGCGGAAATCATTGGCGCCCTGCTGGCAAGCCTGTTTGTCAAGTCAGTAATCGGAACGGAGGCAGACCTCGGAGCAAACGCTCCCAACTATTCGTTTCCGCTGCCGGTGATTTTCGGGATCGAGGTGCTGGCTTCAGCGTTTCTCATGACCATGATATTCATTGTTGTATATACAAAGGGCCTGAGGGGATTCGGAGGGATTGCGATCGGATGCGTTGTCGCGCTGGACATCTTTTTCCTTGCCTTTATTTCAGGCGCCTCGATGAACCCGGCGAGATCGCTTGCCCCGGCGCTTCTTTCAGGAGCCCTATCAAACCTGTGGCTCTACTGGACTGCAACTTTTGTCGGCATGTCAATCGTTGCATTTGCGTTCAGGAAGAAATTTGTCTGAAATGATGCAGCGGCTCACTTGGCTTGCGCGCCGGCATTGAACGCTATTGATTCTCTGTCCGCGACAAAGTCCTGCATGGTGGGCTGCAGCGTCGCAAGGTTGACCATTATTGCAATGCCAGGCGTGGGCATTATTCCCATCGTCTGCTGGAACTTTGTCTGGCTCTGCCATGCGCCCGAGTTGACTACCAGCGTGCCCTTGTAGTTCTGGATGTCAGTCACGTGCACGTGGCCCGAGTGGAATATGTCCGGCACCTCGCTTATCACCATCATGTCTTCGGATTCTGGCGCAATCGGGGTCCTGCCGCCGTACATTGGTGCCAGGTGCCTTGCCTTGAGAAGCACCTTCATCGCCTCCGCAGGCCTGCTGTAACTCAGCCCCGGGGTTGTTGCAATAACGTCGTCAAGGCTCTGGCCGTGGTACATCAGTATCTTTACCCCGTCAAGCTGCACAAATGCCGGGTTGCCGAGCATCACGCAGTTCTCGAGCCTCCGCAGGCCTTCAGCCTCGATTCCCGGGAGCGCGGGCTGGGGAAGCGCTCTCCTGCCGGGATCGTGGTTGCCGGGGATAACGAGCATCTTGATGTGCTTTGGCACCTTTGATAGGACCTCTGCTGCATGCGCCATTTGTTTGGCTGTATCAAGCTCCAGAAGCTCCTTGTCCTGGTTTGGAAATATCCCGATGCCGTCGATCAGGTCCCCGCCGACGCACAGGTACCGTATCTTGCGGATGATATCGTCATCCGTTGACGAGAGCCACTCAAGGAACTTTAGAAACTCGGCGCGCATGAAGAACTTGCTCCCGACATGCAGGTCAGAGATGAGAACGGCGTACGACTCGGACCTGCTCCTGTTTGGCAGGTGGTCCGGTATGTCCGGAGAAACTGCGCTCCTGATTGCAAGCCCCGGAACGCCCTTTGCGTTTTCCAGCTCGAGCATTACCAGCTGGTCCATTGAAAGCGACGACACCTGGCGCTTTGCCTCGTCGCTGATAGCGCTTGCAGTCAGCACTCCGGTATAGTCGTCAATTTCCAGATCTACTGCGCCATTTTTCTTGGCGCGGCGGAACATCACGAGGCCGGCGACAATTATCGACCCGCCAGATAAATTGTTCCCGTTAGGATGCTCTCCTCTTGGGTTTTCATTCCCTAACTGCAGCTTGCCGTTTCTCATTGTCTGCTTGACAGACGCAACCTTGACAATGCGCCTGCTGTCCGGCCGCTGCGATAGAATTTTCATTGATTTTTCAAACCTGCTGCGGAAAAGCGCCGTATAGCCCGGCACTCCCTCCCCAGTATTCACCTTGGGAGTTGGATCAAGCAAAACAGTACAGGCAAGCGAGTCCTGCTCGGCAGATCCGAACACCTGCGGTGCGTGGATCTCGACAGCGGCCTCCTGCGCCTTTGGGGTGAGGGCGCCCTTGATGTCCTCGATAAAAATCACGCCGTCCTTTTTCCTGCTCTTGGACTTGATTATCTCCTGGATCATTTTGAGGACGTCGGCGTCAAGGCC comes from the Nitrososphaera sp. genome and includes:
- a CDS encoding aquaporin, coding for MQKASPARFSIAQKRFIAEVIGTFIVVVLATGSVVLDAKAGGTLGLPFVAIAPLVGVAVGVYLFGKISMAHFNPAVSLAFLISRHITKRQLVYYLAAEIIGALLASLFVKSVIGTEADLGANAPNYSFPLPVIFGIEVLASAFLMTMIFIVVYTKGLRGFGGIAIGCVVALDIFFLAFISGASMNPARSLAPALLSGALSNLWLYWTATFVGMSIVAFAFRKKFV
- a CDS encoding DNA-directed DNA polymerase II small subunit, with translation MALQSEIFNALSYAASKGYRIHPDAFAMLKGLDADVLKMIQEIIKSKSRKKDGVIFIEDIKGALTPKAQEAAVEIHAPQVFGSAEQDSLACTVLLDPTPKVNTGEGVPGYTALFRSRFEKSMKILSQRPDSRRIVKVASVKQTMRNGKLQLGNENPRGEHPNGNNLSGGSIIVAGLVMFRRAKKNGAVDLEIDDYTGVLTASAISDEAKRQVSSLSMDQLVMLELENAKGVPGLAIRSAVSPDIPDHLPNRSRSESYAVLISDLHVGSKFFMRAEFLKFLEWLSSTDDDIIRKIRYLCVGGDLIDGIGIFPNQDKELLELDTAKQMAHAAEVLSKVPKHIKMLVIPGNHDPGRRALPQPALPGIEAEGLRRLENCVMLGNPAFVQLDGVKILMYHGQSLDDVIATTPGLSYSRPAEAMKVLLKARHLAPMYGGRTPIAPESEDMMVISEVPDIFHSGHVHVTDIQNYKGTLVVNSGAWQSQTKFQQTMGIMPTPGIAIMVNLATLQPTMQDFVADRESIAFNAGAQAK
- a CDS encoding arsenate reductase ArsC, with amino-acid sequence MKPETSPPQTERTILFVCVENAGRSQMAEGFFNARYAPKGYRAISAGTRPASQINPAAIQAMKEVGIDISRQKSKTISGEMINKSSKAVNMGCMDKDECPMLFVSNIVDWQIEDPKGKPIEKVREIRDEIEKRVREIAESLAS